One genomic segment of Falco cherrug isolate bFalChe1 chromosome 13, bFalChe1.pri, whole genome shotgun sequence includes these proteins:
- the SRP9 gene encoding signal recognition particle 9 kDa protein, translating into MPHYQAWEEFTRAAEKLYLADPMKVRVVLKYRHCDGNLCIKVTDDVACLLYRTDQAQDVKKIEKFHSQLMRLMVAKESRSAAMETD; encoded by the exons ATGCCGCACTACCAGGCCTGGGAGGAGTTCACACGCGCTGCCGAGAAGCTCTACCTCGCCGACCCCATGAAG GTGCGGGTTGTTCTCAAATACCGACATTGTGATGGGAACCTCTGTATCAAAGTAACCGATGATGTAGCG TGTTTGCTGTATAGAACAGACCAGGCACAAGACGTAAAGAAGATCGAGAAATTCCACAGTCAGCTAATGCGACTCATGGTGGCTAAGGAATCCCGCAGTGCTGCCATGGAAACAGACTga